A section of the Anabaena cylindrica PCC 7122 genome encodes:
- a CDS encoding glycosyltransferase family 2 protein, whose product MRNTVLIPTYRRPQDLLRCLTALQAQTKPVDQAIVIVRNTDTATRQFLSEFHPHNLPLQIVTVTQPGVVAALNAGLAAIEGDIVSITDDDAAPHPDWLEKITAHFAADSCIGGVGGRDWIYRGDKIESGSCSVVGRLQWFGRVIGNHHLGVGEPRKVEILKGVNMSFRTQAIGKLRFDERMRGTGAQVNFEMAFTLTLQRAGWKMIYDPSVAVDHFPAQRFDEDQRENFNEIALINLVHNETVVLLEHLPPLRQIVFLFWAVLVGTKDSFGLIQWLRFFPSQGQLVSKKLQASLRGRWQGWQTNQLKIPNPG is encoded by the coding sequence ATGAGGAACACAGTACTCATCCCCACCTATCGCCGTCCGCAAGACCTATTGCGCTGCCTTACCGCACTGCAAGCCCAAACTAAACCAGTTGATCAAGCGATCGTTATAGTCCGCAACACAGACACCGCAACTCGGCAATTCCTCAGCGAATTTCACCCCCACAACCTACCATTACAGATTGTCACAGTCACACAACCGGGAGTAGTCGCAGCTCTTAACGCTGGACTAGCAGCAATAGAAGGTGATATCGTTTCCATCACCGATGATGATGCTGCCCCCCACCCCGATTGGTTAGAAAAAATCACGGCTCACTTTGCCGCCGATAGTTGCATAGGTGGTGTTGGAGGGCGTGATTGGATTTACCGGGGCGACAAAATAGAATCCGGTTCTTGCTCAGTTGTAGGACGTTTACAGTGGTTTGGAAGAGTAATTGGCAACCATCACCTGGGAGTAGGAGAACCCCGCAAAGTAGAAATCCTCAAAGGTGTAAACATGAGTTTTCGCACCCAAGCGATCGGGAAATTACGATTTGACGAACGAATGCGTGGCACAGGCGCACAAGTCAACTTTGAAATGGCATTCACCCTAACTCTGCAACGGGCAGGTTGGAAAATGATTTATGACCCCAGCGTTGCCGTAGACCACTTTCCAGCCCAACGCTTTGATGAAGACCAGCGCGAAAACTTTAATGAAATTGCCTTAATTAACCTAGTTCATAACGAAACCGTAGTTTTATTAGAACATCTGCCCCCTCTACGTCAGATTGTCTTTTTATTCTGGGCAGTTCTAGTAGGCACAAAAGACAGTTTCGGCTTAATTCAATGGCTGAGATTTTTCCCCAGTCAAGGCCAACTTGTGAGTAAAAAATTGCAAGCATCTTTGCGTGGACGCTGGCAAGGATGGCAAACAAATCAATTAAAAATTCCAAATCCCGGATAA
- a CDS encoding glycosyltransferase family 4 protein, which translates to MRLCIVTHKIRKGDGQGRVNYEVAMEALRRGHNLTLLASEIAPELEQNRAVDCVEIPVKGYPTEFIRNFLFAKKSGDWLRQNRAEIDLIKANGAITMGVTDVNAVHFVHSSWWRYLRSHQSFSRNAYGLYQWLYTAMNAYWEKLAFRQTQVVVAVSANVAEELVNIGVPRAKIRVIVNGVDLQEFSPGVTCRQELGLPENVTLALFAGDIRISRKNLDTVLHALVHVPDLHLAVVGETKDSPYPQMATALQLSERVHFLGYRHDMPLLQRASDFFVFPSRYEPFGLVVIEAMASGLPVITAKTTGAADLVTPSCGIVVSDCDDVDALADALTLLNSDRTIRQQMGKAARTIAEQHSWTTMAQTYVDIFEELIKNEEHSTHPHLSPSARPIALPYRTASPN; encoded by the coding sequence GTGAGACTTTGTATTGTTACCCACAAAATTAGGAAAGGTGATGGTCAGGGACGAGTAAACTATGAAGTTGCTATGGAAGCGCTTCGTCGTGGTCATAATTTGACATTATTGGCAAGTGAAATAGCACCAGAGTTAGAGCAAAATAGGGCGGTTGATTGCGTGGAGATTCCTGTCAAAGGTTATCCTACGGAATTTATCCGCAATTTTTTATTTGCTAAAAAAAGTGGTGATTGGTTGCGCCAAAATCGCGCGGAAATTGATTTAATTAAAGCCAATGGTGCGATTACTATGGGTGTTACGGATGTCAATGCTGTGCATTTTGTCCATAGTTCATGGTGGCGATACCTGCGATCGCACCAATCATTCTCTCGAAATGCTTACGGGTTATATCAATGGCTATATACTGCGATGAATGCCTATTGGGAAAAACTGGCTTTTCGTCAAACTCAAGTGGTCGTTGCTGTATCTGCAAATGTAGCTGAGGAATTAGTCAACATCGGCGTACCCCGTGCTAAGATTCGCGTCATTGTCAATGGAGTTGATTTACAAGAGTTTTCTCCTGGTGTGACTTGTCGGCAAGAATTGGGTTTACCAGAAAATGTTACCTTGGCGCTATTTGCCGGAGATATTCGCATTTCTCGCAAGAATTTGGATACTGTACTTCACGCCTTAGTTCACGTTCCTGATTTACATTTGGCGGTTGTCGGTGAAACCAAAGATAGCCCTTATCCACAAATGGCTACCGCGTTGCAATTGAGTGAACGGGTACATTTTTTAGGTTATCGCCATGATATGCCCCTTCTGCAACGGGCATCAGATTTTTTCGTTTTTCCATCCCGTTATGAACCTTTTGGATTGGTAGTCATTGAAGCCATGGCTTCAGGCTTACCAGTGATTACGGCAAAAACAACCGGTGCTGCTGATTTGGTAACGCCGTCTTGTGGAATAGTTGTCTCCGATTGTGACGATGTTGATGCTTTAGCAGATGCGCTGACGTTACTAAATAGCGATCGCACAATCCGCCAGCAAATGGGTAAAGCAGCCCGCACCATTGCAGAACAACATAGCTGGACGACTATGGCCCAAACCTATGTAGATATATTTGAAGAGCTAATTAAAAATGAGGAACACAGTACTCATCCCCACCTATCGCCGTCCGCAAGACCTATTGCGCTGCCTTACCGCACTGCAAGCCCAAACTAA
- a CDS encoding glycosyltransferase family 2 protein, whose product MSINFKLPEPLVSVIIPTYNRMGYLKEAISSAVKQTYQNIEIIVSDNCSPENPQFLVESFADSRIKFYRHQENLGMLTNQMNAFSMARGKYVASLHDDDIWHEDFLAKLIPILETNSNLIIAFCDQYIINSQGKIEPIITQENTRYYKRDQIVSGIHENFNEIGLIYKSIPTAAACVIRNGLIDWNLIPAEVGGMWDLYLTYLCCVSGYAAYYFPEKLTYYREHEQTDTMLSGRSNVQAKIRKAKSEMFCYEVFMEDVKLKEFHAHFKNLWLKANTTLGIGLLGDKQTTVARSYFWKTLVEQKFNLRTLTALTLSFVPPRLVNKILGVS is encoded by the coding sequence ATGTCTATTAATTTTAAATTACCAGAGCCATTAGTGAGCGTGATTATCCCTACTTACAATAGGATGGGGTACTTAAAAGAAGCAATTTCTAGTGCAGTGAAACAGACTTATCAAAATATTGAAATCATTGTTTCTGATAATTGTAGTCCAGAAAATCCTCAATTTTTAGTTGAATCTTTTGCTGATTCTCGCATTAAGTTTTATCGGCATCAAGAAAATTTAGGAATGTTAACTAATCAGATGAATGCCTTCAGTATGGCACGAGGCAAATATGTTGCTAGTCTTCATGATGATGATATTTGGCATGAAGATTTTTTAGCTAAACTTATACCAATACTAGAGACTAATTCTAATTTGATTATTGCTTTTTGTGACCAATATATTATCAATAGTCAAGGTAAAATTGAACCCATTATTACTCAAGAAAATACACGCTATTATAAGCGTGATCAAATTGTTTCAGGAATCCATGAAAACTTTAATGAAATTGGGTTGATTTATAAAAGTATCCCGACAGCAGCGGCTTGTGTGATTCGCAATGGTTTGATTGATTGGAATCTGATTCCAGCGGAGGTTGGCGGTATGTGGGATTTATATTTAACTTATTTATGTTGTGTATCGGGTTATGCTGCTTATTATTTTCCAGAAAAATTGACCTATTATCGTGAACATGAGCAAACTGACACGATGCTGAGTGGTAGAAGCAATGTACAAGCAAAAATTCGTAAAGCTAAAAGTGAAATGTTTTGTTATGAGGTGTTTATGGAGGATGTGAAGCTTAAGGAATTTCATGCACATTTTAAAAATCTATGGCTAAAAGCTAATACGACTTTAGGTATTGGATTGCTAGGTGATAAACAAACAACAGTAGCACGTTCTTATTTTTGGAAAACTTTGGTTGAACAAAAATTTAATTTACGAACTTTAACTGCTCTGACGCTCAGTTTTGTGCCACCAAGATTAGTTAATAAAATATTGGGCGTTTCTTAA
- the hepA gene encoding heterocyst formation ABC transporter subunit HepA has protein sequence MNLKIPSSTLKILQATNFWQNYHLILREFKHFRLVASLAIVFSALAASFEGFGLGFLLIFLQSLTTPGSEPVKTGISWFDIFILGINASATERLYRVSALIIITTCMRASFNYMGQICIQFSEINLVDNLRKRIFEQLAAQSLSYFGKKSSGELINTLTNEMERIRQIFGGMAFLVARGLTLIVYSISLFVLSWQLSIVSVLLFSLLAVGLSTLNKQIRERSFAITKANDNFTSRSLEFIEGIRTVHAFSTQEFEQQRYYQASKKIVNTWKSVYWISLLVKPLAESLSTMILISMIIVALVTGLMEVSSLLTFFFVLFRLVPMTQDLNGVIAFLSTQAGAVENIKDLLKTEDKNYFQNGHIQFHKLQRAIEIIAVNFGYEPNKRVLKDITLTIEKGQMIALVGASGGGKSTLADLIARFYDPIEGKIFIDGINLREFEIDSLRRKMAIVSQKTFIFNASIRNNIAYGALAVTETEIIEAARLANALEFIEKLPQGLDTVIGADGIQLSGGQQQRIAIARALIRNPEILILDEPTSALDSITEQVIQELLEKFTVGRTVIVIAHRLSTIAKADKVVVIEQGQIVEQGAYQELRQQRGKFWQYYQIQNEVR, from the coding sequence ATGAATCTTAAAATTCCTTCATCAACTTTGAAAATCTTGCAAGCCACAAATTTTTGGCAAAATTATCATTTAATCTTACGAGAGTTTAAACATTTTCGACTTGTAGCAAGTTTAGCTATTGTTTTTTCAGCTTTAGCAGCCAGTTTTGAGGGGTTTGGTCTAGGTTTTTTATTGATATTTTTGCAAAGCTTAACTACTCCCGGTTCTGAACCTGTAAAAACAGGTATTAGCTGGTTTGATATTTTCATTTTAGGAATTAATGCTTCAGCCACCGAGCGATTATATCGCGTATCGGCTTTAATTATTATCACGACCTGTATGCGTGCTTCGTTCAACTACATGGGACAAATTTGCATTCAGTTTAGTGAAATAAATCTAGTAGATAATCTCCGTAAAAGAATTTTTGAACAATTAGCGGCTCAAAGCCTCAGTTATTTTGGGAAAAAAAGTTCTGGAGAATTGATTAATACTCTCACAAATGAAATGGAGAGAATTAGACAAATTTTTGGAGGAATGGCTTTTTTAGTAGCTAGGGGGTTAACATTAATAGTTTATTCTATTTCATTATTCGTGCTTTCATGGCAACTCTCAATAGTTTCTGTTTTATTGTTTAGTCTTTTAGCAGTAGGATTATCAACACTAAACAAACAAATTAGAGAGCGTAGTTTTGCAATTACTAAAGCTAATGATAATTTTACTTCCAGATCACTAGAGTTTATCGAAGGTATCCGCACAGTTCATGCATTTTCTACTCAAGAATTTGAGCAGCAAAGATATTATCAAGCCAGTAAAAAAATAGTTAATACTTGGAAGAGTGTTTATTGGATTTCTCTGCTCGTTAAACCTCTAGCTGAGAGTCTATCTACTATGATTCTTATCTCGATGATTATAGTAGCACTAGTCACAGGATTAATGGAGGTTTCCTCTTTATTGACATTCTTTTTTGTGCTGTTCCGCTTAGTTCCTATGACTCAGGATTTAAATGGAGTGATAGCTTTTTTAAGTACCCAAGCCGGAGCAGTAGAAAATATTAAGGATTTGTTGAAAACCGAAGATAAGAATTACTTCCAAAATGGTCACATCCAGTTTCATAAATTACAGCGAGCCATAGAAATAATAGCTGTAAATTTTGGTTATGAACCTAATAAACGCGTACTCAAAGATATTACGCTGACTATTGAAAAAGGTCAAATGATAGCATTGGTGGGGGCATCTGGTGGTGGTAAAAGCACACTTGCTGACTTAATAGCCAGGTTCTACGACCCCATAGAAGGCAAAATTTTCATAGATGGTATAAATTTACGAGAATTTGAAATTGACTCACTGCGCCGCAAAATGGCTATAGTTAGTCAAAAAACATTTATTTTCAATGCTTCCATCCGCAATAATATTGCTTATGGTGCCTTAGCAGTAACTGAGACAGAAATTATAGAAGCAGCACGCCTGGCAAATGCATTAGAATTTATCGAAAAATTGCCTCAAGGTCTGGATACAGTTATTGGTGCTGATGGTATTCAATTATCTGGAGGACAACAACAACGAATTGCTATTGCTCGCGCTTTGATCAGAAATCCAGAAATTTTGATTTTAGATGAACCAACGAGTGCTTTAGATTCGATCACAGAGCAGGTGATTCAGGAGTTGTTAGAAAAATTTACCGTGGGTCGGACAGTGATTGTAATTGCTCATCGTCTTTCCACAATTGCTAAAGCAGATAAGGTTGTAGTGATTGAACAAGGACAGATTGTGGAGCAAGGTGCATATCAAGAGCTACGTCAACAACGTGGTAAGTTTTGGCAATATTATCAAATTCAAAATGAAGTGAGATGA
- the hepC gene encoding heterocyst development glycosyltransferase HepC, whose product MTTSLIASLQDNYTIAQPTQNYHSQYCSLQWRRGQLLVKSPEKLQQPYLPALDNEQLLVECLKNSPVMLVTIDPKLGNNALQFWADACKKAQKPIFLHLPSKHKLSTPNNQILRIIQRLTDWLLALILLILISPLMLGLFILMGIQFSELPFSYEWHIGERGKLFQTIKFCTNTKQSFIPLGLWITKYSLENLPMLFNVIRGEMSLLGYSCWSLDDAVKLSPEVKKQQLYRLPGLIKLWQIETKLKPARLS is encoded by the coding sequence ATGACAACTTCACTCATTGCCAGCTTACAGGATAATTACACTATAGCCCAGCCAACACAAAATTATCATTCCCAATACTGCTCACTTCAATGGCGTAGAGGTCAGTTATTGGTGAAATCTCCTGAAAAATTGCAACAACCATATTTACCTGCACTAGATAACGAACAATTATTGGTAGAGTGTTTAAAAAATTCTCCAGTGATGTTGGTAACTATAGATCCAAAACTAGGTAATAATGCACTACAATTTTGGGCAGATGCTTGTAAAAAAGCTCAAAAACCAATATTTCTTCATCTACCATCTAAGCATAAATTATCAACACCAAACAACCAAATATTAAGAATTATACAACGACTAACTGACTGGCTTTTAGCTTTAATTTTACTGATATTAATTAGTCCTTTAATGCTGGGATTATTTATCCTCATGGGAATTCAATTTTCAGAATTGCCATTTTCCTATGAGTGGCATATTGGAGAGAGAGGTAAACTTTTTCAAACCATAAAATTTTGCACAAATACAAAACAAAGTTTTATACCATTGGGTTTATGGATAACTAAATATAGCCTGGAGAATTTACCCATGTTGTTCAATGTAATCAGGGGAGAAATGAGTTTATTAGGATATAGTTGTTGGTCTTTAGATGATGCAGTCAAGCTAAGTCCAGAAGTAAAAAAACAACAATTGTATAGACTACCAGGATTAATAAAGTTATGGCAAATAGAGACTAAATTGAAACCAGCTAGGTTGTCATAA
- a CDS encoding GumC family protein, which yields MVQTSLNPHITSVADTEPSYGQMFAVFLRRFPWFLLAFLSSTALAGIITLKTNPTFKSTMQLLVEPNYQGKKEGGDTVENQFTDSNVVIDTATQLNLMQSSGLIQKAVDKLKAEYPSITVEEIKKSLVLTQLRTKEDNVATKIFQIDYTDTNPEKTQKVLDAIRQVYLEYNKQQQDLRLQKGLQVIRDQLRKASDEVNASENNLQRFRRNQNLIDPELQAKAIEETLNTIQRERQTTRSQYEEAIAKQKSLQVQLNRSPQNALVSSRLSQSTRYQGLLNEIQKTELALAQERLRFTDDTPGVQKLNEQLQSQKELLQKEVSRTLGGRSTSAFGIGETLLEQGQLGEIDINLTSELVETQTNIVSLSARDQTLAEKEKELRSQLKRFPSLLAYYNRILPQLQFSRERMEQLLRAEQQLRQELSKGGFNWEVVEDPQEGTQLGPNLKQNLLLGAVVGLMLGGIAAFIREASDDSVHTTAELEKQVALPLLGTTPKLPPAKPKESIIKLPFGKPEVLAPWTIQVLQSPPRWESLDLIYKNIELLNSVSDLKSLMVTSALPDEGKSALALGLAMSAARLHKKVLLIDANLRDPSLHKQLNLPNEQGLSTLLGSDVDLPQQIGVQYSGSSYIDILTAGPIPIDPAHLLSSPRMMQLMAAFEENYDLVLIDSSSVLGLVDAMLTASSCRSVVMVASIGRVTRNNLAQATAMLSKLNLIGIVANGVSNSDSTYVPYVKQQQLVLQQIVEK from the coding sequence GTGGTTCAAACTAGTCTTAATCCCCACATCACTTCAGTAGCAGATACAGAACCAAGTTATGGACAAATGTTTGCCGTATTTCTCCGGCGATTTCCCTGGTTTTTATTAGCATTTTTAAGCTCTACTGCACTGGCTGGCATCATTACTTTAAAGACAAATCCCACCTTCAAAAGTACAATGCAATTGTTAGTAGAACCTAACTATCAAGGCAAAAAAGAAGGAGGAGATACAGTAGAAAATCAGTTTACAGACTCTAACGTTGTTATAGATACAGCAACCCAGCTTAATCTGATGCAGAGTTCTGGATTGATCCAAAAAGCAGTTGATAAACTTAAAGCTGAATATCCCAGTATCACTGTAGAGGAGATTAAAAAATCTTTAGTCTTAACTCAACTCAGGACTAAAGAAGATAATGTCGCTACTAAAATTTTCCAAATTGACTATACAGATACCAATCCTGAAAAAACACAAAAAGTCCTAGATGCCATTCGGCAAGTTTATTTAGAATATAACAAACAACAACAGGATTTGCGTTTACAGAAAGGTCTGCAAGTCATTAGAGATCAATTGAGAAAAGCCAGTGATGAGGTGAATGCTTCTGAAAACAATCTCCAACGATTTCGGAGAAACCAAAATTTAATTGATCCCGAATTACAAGCCAAAGCAATTGAAGAAACTTTAAATACTATTCAGCGAGAACGACAAACAACTCGTTCTCAATATGAAGAAGCTATAGCTAAACAAAAATCTTTACAAGTACAACTCAATCGTTCTCCACAAAATGCTTTAGTTTCTTCTCGTTTGAGTCAGTCCACACGCTATCAAGGCTTACTCAACGAAATCCAAAAAACCGAATTAGCTTTAGCACAAGAACGCTTACGTTTTACTGATGACACTCCTGGTGTGCAGAAGCTGAACGAACAACTCCAAAGTCAAAAAGAACTCTTGCAAAAAGAAGTTAGTAGAACTTTAGGTGGACGGTCTACTAGTGCATTTGGTATTGGAGAAACTTTGCTAGAACAGGGACAGCTGGGAGAAATTGACATTAATCTCACCAGTGAGTTGGTAGAAACCCAGACAAATATAGTTTCTCTGAGTGCGCGTGATCAAACTCTAGCCGAAAAAGAGAAAGAATTGCGATCGCAACTGAAACGCTTCCCTTCCCTCTTGGCCTATTACAACCGCATACTTCCCCAATTACAATTTAGCCGGGAAAGAATGGAGCAATTATTGCGGGCAGAACAGCAATTACGGCAGGAACTATCCAAAGGTGGCTTTAATTGGGAAGTGGTCGAAGATCCTCAAGAAGGCACACAATTAGGACCTAACCTCAAACAAAATCTCTTATTAGGTGCCGTAGTCGGATTAATGTTGGGTGGCATTGCTGCCTTTATTCGAGAAGCATCTGATGATTCAGTACATACTACCGCTGAATTAGAGAAACAAGTTGCCCTCCCATTATTAGGCACAACACCCAAATTACCACCAGCTAAACCCAAAGAATCAATCATCAAATTACCATTTGGTAAACCCGAAGTTCTTGCTCCCTGGACAATTCAAGTATTGCAATCACCACCACGTTGGGAATCATTAGATCTGATTTATAAAAATATAGAGCTTCTCAATAGCGTGTCTGATTTAAAATCATTGATGGTAACATCAGCACTGCCAGATGAGGGTAAATCAGCTTTGGCTTTAGGTCTGGCCATGAGTGCAGCCCGGTTACACAAAAAGGTACTACTAATTGATGCCAACTTACGAGATCCAAGCTTGCACAAACAGCTTAATCTTCCTAATGAACAAGGGCTTTCCACACTCCTAGGTAGTGATGTTGACCTTCCTCAACAGATTGGGGTTCAATACTCAGGTTCATCCTATATAGACATCTTGACTGCTGGCCCCATACCTATAGATCCTGCTCATCTTTTAAGTTCCCCACGTATGATGCAGTTGATGGCAGCATTTGAAGAAAACTATGATTTGGTACTTATAGACTCTTCATCAGTTCTCGGTTTAGTGGATGCTATGCTCACAGCATCATCTTGTCGTAGTGTAGTCATGGTAGCCAGTATTGGTAGGGTGACACGCAACAATTTAGCCCAAGCTACCGCTATGTTAAGTAAGTTAAATCTAATTGGAATTGTAGCTAATGGAGTATCTAATTCTGATAGCACTTATGTCCCCTATGTCAAGCAACAACAATTGGTGCTACAACAGATTGTGGAAAAATAG
- a CDS encoding glycosyltransferase: protein MKIALVHDYLTQRGGAERVFELLCKRYPEADIFTSLYDPQKTIDLSERIVKTTFLQKIPGAAKHFRLMAPLYFPAFRSLNLQDYDLIISSSTSFAKAVRKKSEARHICFCHNVTRFLWDTETYLREYGDYRFFAPLIEKIFQLMRNVDLKYSQEPDLYIANSSVVARRIQKIYGKQALVINYPIDTSNFVFSDTKAEYYLASARMISYKRLDIIIEAFNWLGWHLLISGDGPELERLKSKALGNVEFLGHVSDSKRKDLFSQAKSIIVAALEDYGLVPVEANASGTPVIAYGAGGVLDTQIPGKTGVFFNRQTPDSLQSALLEARGISWNYENIRNHAVNNFSEQAFFSKVEQIITQASGVHRSFI, encoded by the coding sequence ATGAAAATTGCTCTCGTCCATGATTATTTAACCCAGCGCGGTGGGGCAGAGCGTGTGTTTGAATTGCTTTGTAAACGCTACCCTGAAGCGGACATCTTCACATCGTTGTACGATCCGCAAAAAACTATTGATCTTAGTGAGCGCATAGTTAAGACAACTTTTTTGCAAAAGATTCCTGGTGCAGCAAAGCATTTCCGTTTAATGGCTCCCCTTTACTTTCCTGCATTTCGGTCTTTGAATCTACAAGACTACGATTTAATTATCAGTAGTAGCACTAGTTTTGCCAAAGCAGTTAGAAAAAAATCCGAAGCACGCCACATTTGCTTTTGTCATAATGTTACCCGGTTTTTATGGGATACAGAAACTTATTTACGGGAGTATGGAGATTATCGTTTTTTTGCTCCATTAATTGAAAAAATATTTCAACTCATGAGAAATGTAGATCTGAAATATTCTCAAGAACCAGACCTCTACATTGCTAATTCCAGCGTTGTCGCCCGTCGTATTCAAAAAATTTATGGTAAACAAGCACTTGTAATTAACTATCCAATTGATACCAGCAACTTTGTTTTTTCAGATACAAAAGCAGAATACTACTTGGCATCTGCCCGGATGATAAGTTATAAACGTCTTGATATAATAATCGAGGCTTTCAACTGGTTAGGGTGGCATTTATTAATATCAGGTGACGGACCCGAACTAGAACGGTTAAAATCCAAGGCATTAGGAAATGTCGAATTCTTAGGTCACGTTAGTGATAGCAAACGTAAGGACTTATTTTCTCAAGCCAAGTCCATTATTGTTGCTGCTTTAGAAGACTACGGTTTAGTTCCAGTAGAGGCAAATGCTAGTGGAACACCAGTCATAGCCTATGGAGCCGGTGGGGTATTAGATACTCAGATACCTGGTAAAACTGGGGTTTTCTTTAATAGACAAACACCTGATTCTCTACAATCGGCATTACTAGAAGCTAGAGGAATATCTTGGAATTACGAAAATATTCGTAATCATGCCGTAAATAACTTTTCAGAACAGGCATTCTTTAGTAAGGTTGAGCAAATTATTACTCAAGCTTCTGGTGTGCATCGCTCATTTATTTAA
- a CDS encoding NAD(P)H-dependent oxidoreductase translates to MIIVDKALEARAALGKPVKVAMIGAGFMGRGIANQIINSVPGMELVAIFNRHIDTAKRAYLEAGIEDIQVVSNLADLEDSIAQGQYAVTEDAMLLCEAEGIDAIIEVTGTIEFAAHLVMRAIAHQKHIILMNAELDGTIGPILKVHADRAGVILSACDGDQPGVEMNLYRFVKSIGLTPLLCGNIKGLQDPYRNPTTQEGFAKRWGQNPAMVTSFADGTKISFEQAIVANATNMKVAKRGMLGYDYTGHVDEMTKMYDVDQLKELGGIVDYVVGTKPGPGVFVFATHDDPKQRHYLNLYKLGEGPLYSFYTPYHLCHFEVPLSVARAVLFHDAVLAPIAGPVVEVVATAKIDLKAGETLDGIGYYMTYGQCENAEIVKQENLLPMGIAEGCRLKHDLAKDHVLTYEDVELPEGRLCDKLRSEQTTYFAPAKTLILAK, encoded by the coding sequence ATGATTATTGTAGATAAAGCTCTCGAAGCCCGTGCGGCATTAGGTAAGCCAGTGAAAGTGGCGATGATTGGTGCAGGTTTTATGGGTCGAGGAATTGCCAATCAAATTATTAATTCTGTCCCAGGAATGGAATTAGTAGCTATTTTCAACCGCCATATTGATACAGCTAAACGAGCTTATTTAGAAGCAGGAATTGAGGATATTCAGGTTGTTTCTAATTTAGCTGATTTAGAAGACTCTATCGCACAAGGGCAGTATGCAGTTACCGAAGATGCCATGTTACTGTGTGAAGCTGAAGGCATAGATGCAATTATCGAAGTCACCGGCACAATCGAATTTGCAGCTCATTTAGTCATGAGAGCGATCGCTCATCAAAAGCATATCATCTTAATGAATGCCGAACTCGACGGCACAATTGGCCCCATCCTCAAAGTCCATGCAGACCGCGCTGGAGTCATCCTCAGCGCCTGCGACGGCGACCAACCAGGGGTAGAAATGAACCTCTACCGCTTCGTCAAAAGCATCGGCTTAACCCCCCTATTATGTGGCAACATCAAAGGTCTACAAGACCCCTACCGTAACCCCACCACCCAAGAAGGCTTTGCTAAACGCTGGGGTCAAAATCCCGCCATGGTGACAAGTTTTGCAGACGGCACAAAAATTTCTTTTGAGCAAGCAATAGTTGCCAATGCTACAAACATGAAAGTAGCAAAACGCGGAATGTTGGGATATGACTACACAGGTCATGTTGATGAAATGACCAAAATGTATGATGTTGACCAACTCAAAGAATTAGGTGGCATCGTTGATTATGTCGTCGGCACAAAACCAGGCCCAGGAGTATTTGTCTTTGCCACCCACGACGACCCCAAACAACGCCATTACCTCAACCTCTATAAACTTGGTGAAGGCCCCCTCTACAGCTTCTACACCCCCTATCACCTCTGCCATTTTGAAGTTCCCCTATCAGTAGCCCGTGCAGTCCTCTTCCATGATGCCGTTCTTGCACCCATAGCCGGCCCCGTTGTCGAAGTCGTCGCTACTGCCAAAATCGACCTCAAAGCCGGAGAAACTCTTGATGGCATTGGTTATTACATGACCTATGGACAATGTGAAAACGCAGAAATTGTCAAACAAGAAAATTTACTCCCAATGGGAATAGCAGAAGGATGTCGCTTAAAGCATGATCTTGCCAAAGATCATGTCCTCACTTATGAAGATGTGGAATTACCTGAAGGTAGACTTTGCGACAAACTACGATCTGAACAAACAACTTATTTTGCTCCTGCAAAAACCTTGATACTTGCAAAATAG